In Paracoccus fistulariae, a single window of DNA contains:
- a CDS encoding lytic murein transglycosylase, translating into MNLSRFILTTALVGAVAACASPMNRSPGGMSSATLPEPAPIPAASAGDEAGLQRFVQSFRSRALASGVSATTYDRAMRIARYNPDVIRLDRKQAEFSRPVWLYLDSAVSDARIGTGREKASQLNSTMSAIESRYGVPREIVLAVWGMESNFGANRGKMQIIPSLTTLAYDGRRGEMFQNQLIAALRILQAGDINPENMLGSWAGAMGHTQFMPTSYLEYAVDFTGDGRRDIWSDNPTDALASTAAYLARNGWRRGEAWGAEVRLPSGFNMGQIGKKTRKSTGTWASQGVTRIGGGALPSGNGSIIMPAGANGPAFLILDNFRALLRYNNSDNYALGVSFLGERIAGRSGIQGSWPRNDRPLSTAERKEIQQRLRAKGFYNDEIDGLFGSGTMEAVAAYQRSIGVTPDGYPTSILLGQLRR; encoded by the coding sequence ATGAATTTATCCCGCTTCATTCTGACCACCGCGCTGGTGGGCGCAGTGGCCGCATGTGCAAGCCCGATGAACCGCAGCCCGGGGGGCATGTCCTCGGCCACGCTGCCCGAACCCGCCCCGATTCCCGCCGCCTCTGCGGGGGATGAGGCCGGTCTGCAGCGCTTCGTTCAAAGTTTCCGCTCGCGCGCATTGGCCTCGGGCGTGTCGGCCACGACCTATGACCGCGCGATGCGGATCGCGCGCTATAATCCCGACGTGATCCGGCTGGACCGCAAACAGGCCGAATTCTCGCGCCCGGTCTGGCTGTATCTGGACAGCGCCGTCTCGGATGCCCGTATCGGCACCGGGCGCGAAAAGGCCTCGCAGCTCAACAGCACCATGTCGGCCATCGAATCCCGCTACGGCGTGCCGCGAGAGATCGTACTGGCCGTCTGGGGGATGGAATCGAATTTCGGCGCCAATCGCGGCAAGATGCAGATCATCCCCTCGCTGACGACGCTGGCCTATGACGGTCGCCGGGGCGAGATGTTCCAGAACCAGCTGATCGCCGCGCTGCGCATCCTGCAGGCGGGCGATATCAACCCGGAAAACATGCTGGGCAGCTGGGCCGGGGCGATGGGCCATACGCAGTTCATGCCGACCTCTTATCTGGAATATGCGGTCGATTTCACCGGCGATGGCCGCCGCGACATCTGGTCGGACAATCCGACCGACGCGCTGGCATCGACGGCCGCCTATCTGGCGCGCAACGGCTGGCGTCGGGGCGAGGCATGGGGCGCGGAAGTGCGGCTGCCCTCGGGCTTCAACATGGGCCAGATCGGCAAGAAGACCCGCAAATCCACGGGCACTTGGGCATCGCAGGGCGTGACCCGGATCGGTGGCGGCGCGCTGCCCTCGGGCAATGGCTCGATCATCATGCCCGCGGGCGCGAATGGTCCGGCCTTCCTGATCCTGGACAATTTCCGGGCGCTGCTGCGCTATAACAACTCGGACAATTATGCGCTTGGCGTGTCCTTCCTGGGCGAACGGATTGCCGGTCGCTCGGGCATTCAGGGATCCTGGCCGCGCAACGACCGTCCGCTGTCAACGGCGGAACGCAAGGAAATCCAGCAGCGCCTGCGCGCCAAGGGTTTCTATAATGACGAAATCGACGGGCTCTTCGGATCCGGCACGATGGAAGCCGTGGCAGCCTATCAGCGCTCTATCGGTGTCACGCCCGACGGCTATCCGACCTCGATCCTTCTGGGTCAGTTGCGGCGCTGA
- the wrbA gene encoding NAD(P)H:quinone oxidoreductase yields the protein MTKVLVLYYSAYGHIEQMAEAVAEGARSAGATVDIKRVPELVPEEVARNAHYKLDQAAPVAQIADLENYDAIVVGTGTRFGRMSSQMANFLDQAGGLWARGALNGKVGAAFTSTATQHGGQETTLFSVITNLLHFGMTVVGLDYGFQAQMDNSKVLGGAPYGATTIAGGDGSRQPEAEDLDGARYMGRRVADTAAKLFG from the coding sequence ATGACCAAGGTTCTGGTTCTCTATTACTCGGCCTATGGCCATATCGAGCAGATGGCCGAGGCTGTCGCCGAAGGCGCACGCAGCGCCGGTGCCACCGTCGATATCAAGCGCGTCCCGGAACTGGTGCCGGAAGAGGTCGCCCGCAATGCGCATTACAAGCTGGATCAGGCGGCGCCGGTGGCGCAAATCGCCGATCTGGAAAACTATGATGCCATCGTGGTCGGCACCGGCACCCGCTTTGGCCGGATGAGCAGCCAGATGGCGAATTTCCTGGATCAGGCAGGCGGGCTCTGGGCGCGCGGCGCGCTGAACGGCAAGGTGGGCGCGGCCTTCACCTCGACCGCGACGCAGCATGGCGGGCAGGAAACGACGCTGTTTTCCGTCATCACCAACCTGCTGCATTTCGGCATGACGGTTGTGGGTCTGGATTACGGGTTCCAGGCGCAGATGGATAATTCCAAGGTCCTCGGCGGGGCGCCTTATGGTGCCACCACGATCGCCGGTGGCGATGGCAGCCGCCAGCCCGAAGCCGAAGACCTGGACGGCGCCCGTTATATGGGCCGCCGCGTGGCCGATACCGCAGCCAAGCTGTTCGGCTGA